The window TTATCAAGATCAGGTTTCATTTCCATAAATACTTGAAATGGCACTGATGTTTCCTGCTGTATCATTTCATAAATAGTCTGAACTTCTCTGTCTACCTTATTATGTTTCCATTTCTGAACCCTTTCAATCAAATCTAGCTTAAAAACCCAACTCAAAGTATAGATGTCTTTTCTTATATAACCATAAACTAATGGGAATGCGATTTCTGTTCCATCTATTAGTCTTAAAAACATTTTATATTTAAGGTCAATCGCATAAGTTGAAGGGCTATTTTTTCCTTTTTTATAAGTAATAATCTCTCCCTTAGCTCTTATTAATATACCTTGAACTTGAGTGGTTTCTATCGTTTCGATATTATGATGATCTTGATAGATAAACTCTATTTTTCCCGATTTTATATTAATTCCTCCATATTCCCCACCTCTAAATGATTTACGTATTGCCCAAAATCCACCACCTAAATTAATAGGAACAGTAAATAACATAACTGATATAAATGACAAAGGTATATTCTTTTCTACGACGCCTAATATGATATAAATGATTATAGCTGTAGGAATTCCCAAACCTAAAAATTGCTCATACCAAAAGGGTTTAAAGTGTTTAGTATAAGTCTTAAGTACATCTCCCTCAAAAGTACCATAAATATCATCTGTAAATATCGATTTTGGTCTTAGATACTGAAGGTCATAACTTGGTTTTACCTTGATGTTAGTGATCTCCTCTTTGTTTACTTTTCTTAGTACATTAACATCTTTCAAGGAAGATGAAAACCAATCACTTTTAATAAATAAAGATGCTTTCTCTTGTTCATAATCTAAAAACTCATCCAATCTGCTAAGAAGAGTATAATGTTCACTCTTTTGGGAATCAAAATGCACATTTCCCTCTACACAAAACTTATACAGTAGTTGATAAATACCATTTGATTTCAATTGTTTTTTTATCTTCTTATAGTGCCTCCTACGATTGAAAAATGAGAATGATAAAAATAGCGTAGAAAGTACTAATGGAAGCACTCCAAATATTATATTCAATAGTGAAGTCCAACTTTCACTTACATTAAGCAATAGTAAAGTTGTTATTACTGAAAATAAAAGAATCTTAATGAGTATTCCGTAGATTTCCTGATCTTGCCTTCTTGTATTTATATTCCACGCCTTATTATGTATATGCCTATTCCAGCAGTAATCATAGATAAACTTTGATTCTGGTAAATTCTCAACCTCACTAAAATCATAAACAATTGTTCCATTTTCTGTTACATATACATTCCCATCAAATTCAATCAGTAACTTTGTCAAGCTTTCTGTAGCCTCCCATTTAGGAGACCCCGTCAAAGTCATATAATTAGCGACAGTTATTAAATATTCGTGTTTATGAAGATAGGCTACCACCTGATGTTTTACACTTTCCTCTTCATCAACTAAATATTGATCACCTAACAAAAATGATTGAAGAATATGGATATGCGAACGCTTTCTGTTGTCACACTCTAACGTAGGAATGTCCATTGTTTCCTCATAATTAAGATGTTGATCAAAAAACCATCTCAGACAGAAGTAAGTTATTACCAGTAATAAAATACCTATTACAACTTCTGCCTCCAATGCTTTCTTAATATGTAAGACAAATGGATGAAAAGAATAAGATACAAGGATATATGCAATTACACTTAATGCAATTGCATGATAAAAATAGATAGTTGAAGGAAGAGTTATTCTAACAAATTGAAAGACAATGGATTTAGTAATTTTTCGTATACTTTGCCTTACCTTTCTTAAGGTTCGTTTCCACAAAGGCTGAAAAATCATGTTATATATGACACTTTGATCTCTATTGGAGATGCTAAATAAGTGTCCATCTTTTATAAGGCTTTTAATTCCCTGATTTACTTCATTTTGACTGTAACCTGTCAGTATGGTTATTTCGTCTAACGAAGCATTTCCATCAAGCTTTTTAAAAGCCTTATATATTGATTGCTGAATCTCCTTTGATGATGACATCCGATTACAATTAGAATAAAAAATATGCCTCAATAAGGCATTGTCATTTAACCTATGACTTCTTTAATTCCCCATTTTAGAAGTACCTTTCCTGCTTCTCCTTCTAATGTATAAAAATTTTCCAGATCAGTAGTATTTAGCTGTTGTTGAGCTAAGCCTTCAGACAGGCTTCTATTTTTCTCTTCACCAAAGACTTCTATAAATTCTTTAACAGGACGAACTAAGCCTTCATATTCTACATAGTTTAACCATAACCAAACCTTATAAAAAACGCTCTCCTTTTGTTCCATTCCCTCCAACGTACTATCCCAATGGTTTGGTTGGTGTTCAAACTGATACTTTTCTTCAATATATCGAGCAATCAAATAAAGCTTATCACTAGTTTTGACACGCTGACTATACAATCTTTCCTTTGATGCCTTATCCATTAATAACATAGCTTGATTTTAGTTGCTAACTCAAAAAGTGCATTAAAATACACTTTTAATTGCTTTTTAAGCACTTTTTTACTTTTTTGAACTCAAAAGAGCATTATAATGCACCAAGAAGCATTTATTTCTACCATAAAACAAAGGCGTGAAACGCTTGGCATTACGCAACAGGATCTGGCAGAACTGTCTGGAGTAGCACTCCGTACACTGAAGGCGATCGAAAATGGAAAAGGAAACCCTACCCTTTCTACCATTCAGAAACTGCTGGAGGTATTGGGACTCGAAATAGTGATACAGGTAAAGCAATAATAAGATATGAGAAAAGCGGAGGTTTACAGAAATGGTGTGCTGGCGGGTATCCTGACAGAAGAAAACAGGAATAGCTACCGATTTGTCTACGAGGAGGCCTATTTTATGGATACACAACTACCTGCCATAAGCCTAACCTTACCCAAGGTAAAACGGGAATTTCACAGTCCAATCCTGTTCCCATTTTTCTTCAATATGCTGAGTGAAGGTGTCAACCGCAAACTGCAAAGCCTTCAACTGAAAATGGATGAAGAAGACCATTTCGGCCTGCTGCTTGAAACCGCACAATTTGATACCATCGGCGCTGTATCCGTAAAACCGATTGACTGATGAAAGTAGAGATTTACAACTGTCCGGGTACTTTGGCGGAAGGACATTCGACCTATACAACTGCCTGCCGTAAACGACTTTTTGAAGGGAAGAAAGTCAGCCATATACTTCCTTACCGCTCTCCGCAACTTAGTGAAGAGGTGACGGAGCTGTTTATCGAAAACCGCAAGCGTATCTCTATTTCAGGAGTACAGGAAAAACTGAGTATGGTACTGGAAAAGAACAGGCTCAGGCTGACGCATTCCGGTGAACAGGGTACTTATATCCTAAAACCTATTCCGAGAGACCTGAAACTGGTGGAGCAGGTTCCTGCCAATGAGCATTTGACCATGCAGATTGCCCGACAAGTTTACAAGATCAATACGGCTGAGAATGCCCTGATTTTCTTTCAGGACGGTTCCCCAGCCTATATCACCCGACGGTTTGACATAAAATCGGACGGCACCAAGTTTGGACTGGAAGATTTTGCTTCATTAGCCGGCAAGACCAAGGACAATGCAGGACCGGACTTCAAGTACCGATACAGTTACGAGGAAATTGCAGTCTTATTAAGGGAGTTTGTACCTGCTTGGAGAGTTGAAGTGGAAAAACTGTTTGCACAGATCCTGTTCAATTACCTTTTCCATAATGGGGATGCACACCTGAAAAACTTTTCCCTAATTGAAGTAAGGGATGGGGATTACCTGCTAAGCCCTGTATATGACCTGATCAATACACGGCTACACGTTGCTGATTCGGATATGGCGTTGGAAGATGGACTGTTTTCCCATGACTATGAAACTGACAGCTTTGCGGCTAACGGATACTATGCTTACGATGATTTTCTGGAATTTGCCTTGAAGATTGGTGTGCAGGAAAAAAGAGCCATTCGCCTACTGGATACATTCCGCACTGCCAACCCTGAGGTCGAGCAACTTACGCAAAGGAGTTTTCTTTCTGAAGAGCTAAAAGCACAATACCTGACCCTGTACCGTGACCGAATCAAAAGGTTGAATTACTCTTTCAGTGGTAAACTTTAGCAACCAACATAAAGAAAAAGCCCCACCTGATGGCGGGGCTTTTTACTTTTTTGTGTATGTATGAAAATGAATGTCTGCTTTTGATTACAGCGCGATTGTTTCTGTTACGTTAGTCTCGTTGCCTTTGATGTGCACGTAGTAGATACCACTTTTCAGTAGGCTTAGGTCAAGCTGTTTTACTGGCTTGAAACCGCTTACGAAACGTGAGCTGTAAACTTCTTCACCAGCTTCGTTGGTGATTGTAATGTTCAGCACTTTCTCCGCTGCTTTGTTAAAGAACAGGCTCAGTTCTTTACCGTTCAATTTAAACTGGTAAGGCATATCCTTGCTTGTCAGTTGGTAATCTTTCATCACCACTGTTTTAGCTTCTGTAATCTCCAGTTGTCTTACTACACGGTTATCCTCAAACTGAAGTGTCATCGTGTAATCACCTTTTTGCAGTGCTGCAAAGTCCAGTTTAGCAGAAGTTTCTACCACGCCTTCAAACTTGCGGTGCATGACCACTTTGCCTTCTGCATTGCTTAGGATAAAGTCCACTGCCTTACCTTCCATGTCTTTTAGTACCAGTGTTGCCACTTGCTGACCGGTTGCCACTTTAAAGCTGTAAGTGATACCGCCTAGTGGTCTGTAAGTTGCGTTAGCGTTGATCAGTGTAAAGATACTCAGAGTCAGAACTGCCAGAATTGATTTAAATGTTTTCATCGTTCTATGTATTTTCTTGTTTCTTAAAATCTCGTTTAAAGGTCAGACTCCGTAATGTATTTGGTTTTGATCGTTTGGGAACCTCCAGGATTATTTGGTTTGTAGTTCCTTTATCGTTGTCTGACGATACAAACATGAGCAAGAAATTTTTCACTAACAAACGACTGAATATTAAAATAATATTAAGGTTATTTTTACATTTAAAAAATATTTTAAGTGGTAAAAAGTAACTTATAGAATATTGTTTCATGATAAGAATACACTTTTAGAATTTTCTATTTCGCTAATGACACGAAGACGAATAAGCTTTGTTAAGTGTGCTGAGAACATTAAAATTCCTTTTGTAAGCGTATTTGGTTCAGTGAAAATTTATTTTAACATTTTTTAACTTTAATGAAGTTGAATTTTTAACTCAAAAGCCAATAAACGAAATTTCGCTAGTTTTCAACGGACACAAAATCCCCCTCTATCTCTGTATAAAAAGCTGCTTTATTACTATTTGCAAAGGCAGCAACAAATGAGGTTGACCTCGGTCTTAACATATTTTTTCTTCCATTGACTTCTGATATTTACGCTTCCACAATTTCAAGTCAGAATAATAAACCAGACGCTCACTTCTTTACTCCAATTCTATTTCGAACTGAATTCAATTCAAAAGCTTCTCAAATAAAAGGAACTAGCAGCCAATTGAAATATTTGACTCAGGTCAGCCAGTTGATTCATTTATGTGAAATATCTATTTATCGTTTTGACCAATGCAGTCGCCTGTATTTTCCTATGCTATTTCTGAATAGCGCTCGTCTCAACTTCTCCAATTAAATTGACTAATATTAAAATTTACTCAACATTAGAAGCCCTCACATAACAGCCATTTAAACATTTGATTATTGAATTGTTACACATAGTTATAGCTAATTATTTTTTTGATATCATCGCAGCATAAATTTACAAATATTCAAATCTCATGAACACACAAAAACTATTTAAAGCGCTATTACTAGCCATCTATGTAGCAATTTGCAGCTGTAACAATGCTATTATTGACACACAGCCAAACAACCAAGTTGAACCAAATTCAAACTTAAGAACAGCATCTGGCAAGCATGTGCTTTTCATTGGCATTGATGGATTACAGTATGAAAAAATGGCAAATGTGAGCACACCTAACTTAGACAAGTTGAATATAAGTAAAGGCTTTACAGGTGGTATCATGGGTACCCCTTCCGAGCAGAGTACTTATAGCGGTCCGGGATGGGCTACCCTTTTGACTGGTGTATGGTTTGATAAACATGGAGTTCCAAACAACAGTTCTTCCACCTACAAGTCTCAAGCGAAAAGTATCTTTGCCTATGTAAAAGAAGCACAGCCTAATGCAGAAATAGCTTCAGTAGCAGTTTGGTCTCCCATCCATGAGTTTATGGAAAATGACATGAGCTATGTAGACCGTCGATATGACGGCGGAGATGATGCTCATGCCGTTACATGGGCTGTCAATGACCTACAGGATGAAAATACAGACTTACTATTTGTCCATCTGGATAATGTAGACCACGTAGGACATGCCAGTGGATGGGGAAGTGCCTACAACAATGCTATTGCTGAAGTTGACGTACAGGTGGGAACCTTATTACAAGCAGTGGAAGACCGTATAGACCAAACAGGCGAAGATTGGCTGATCATAGTGGCTACCGACCACGGACGTGACCCAAGTTTAGGTTACTCACATGGTAACCAGACCACTTATGAAAAAACCATCTTTGTAGGTATGAACAAGGCAGGTAATGATGAATTCAATTCTTCAGTTACTTCTATTCCAAATTCAGGTTTTAATGGACTGTATGGGACAGTTGCCCAAACTTCAGTGGCTCCTACTATCCTGAGACATCTGGGTATCACGATCCAACCGGAATGGCAATTGGCATCTGCCCCATTGATCGGAGAAGATGGGCCAAGAAAAGTGATGCAAGCTTCTCAAGGAGGAAATAGCGTTTTCTGGTATTCGCAAAGTAGCAATAGTGCCAATATCTACCGCAACAACCAATTGGTAGGAACCATTGCTGGAAATCAAGGTAACTTTACGGACACTACGGCTACAATTGGGTTAAATACCTACACAGTCGAGTTGAATGGTGCTACAGGTTCATTCAGTATGTACGGCAATAGTAATAACCTGTCAATTTCAGCTGCTCTTGACTGGAATGATCTGGCTAACAATACAGCTTACTTCTTCCGAAATGATTATCAGTATGTGCGTTACAACAAATCCAACGACTCAGCTGATGCTGGATACCCTAAACCTGTCAACAGCTCAACATGGCCCGGACTTGATAGTTACAAGGAACTTATCAGTGCATCTTTTAAATGGCACAACCAGTATGGCTACTTTTTCATGAGCGACGGAAGGTACCTGAAATATGATATGAGTACAGACCAAGTGCTTTCCGGCTATCCGAAACAAGTGAACAACTCAACTTGGCCAGGATTGCAAGGATATGGAGATAAGATTGTGGCAGCACTTAACTGGGACAATGACAAGGCTTATTTTTTCCTGAATGATGGCACCTATATCAGTTACAGCATCAGCAATGACCAAGTAGATACTGGTTATCCAAAAGCAATTGACAACAGCTCATGGTCAGGGTTGGAGCCATACGGCAATGCTATTACCGCTGCCCTTGACTGGGACAGTACTTACTGCTATTTCTTTTTGAGTGACAATACCTATATCAAGTACAATAAATCAACCAATACGGCAGAAAGTGGTTACCCAAAAGCTATCAATAGTAGCTCTTGGCCAGGATTAATGTAATTCCGATCAAAACGGTTTATAAAGCAAATAGCCGCTTCTTTATTCAAGAAGCGGTTGTTTTTATTCGTTAGCAAAAAAGCTGTTACCCATTTACATCCATCAGGTAAACCTTGAACAGCAATGCCTTCTGGTCTGTATCGTTGGTGACAGAGTGAGGAATATTGCCATCAAAAAACAGGGTATCTCCCTCGTGCAACTCAATCATCTCCTCACCTAACCCATAGTTGATATCTCCATGAATCACGTACAGCAGTTCCAACCCGTTGGTTGCAATTGGCGGACGGTGAACATTACCGCTCACTTCCACCAAGTTGACCCGCATATTGACATTGGTAATGGCTTGTGATATAAGATCAAAGTAGCGAAGCCCTTCCGAGTCAGAACGCTCTATAGGAGATACCTCCCCTTTCCTGATCAGGATATAATCCATAGATGAATGCCTGACATTCCTTACCAATTCAGCCATATCTACATCCAATGCACGGGCGATATTGAACAACACCGGTAAAGAAGGTACTGTCCTGAAATTTTCAATCTTTGACAACAGGCTAGGTGTTACATCACTCTTCTGAGACACCTCCTGCAAGCTGAGTCTTTTGTCCTGTCTTATTTCCTTAATTGCCTTGCCTATATTTCCAAGACTCTCGTCCTTGATTGCCATCCTTGGTCTGTATTATGTTTCTTAAAAAATTTCCTAAAAATAATGAAATACTTCGTGGTTTCTATCAGATTTCATTTTTTGACAAATATTCACTTTCAATAATTATGCATTTTGTCTGAACGGTATACCAATATATGCATTTGATGATTTTTTAACCTTTCCATTTTTTCCCCTCAATATTACCATAATGTGTATAAATACACATCAGAGTAGCATTTACAGTAAACTAAACATGAACTAAAGTTATACGCAATATTCCCAAATCTATTTTTCAAGGCATTTAATTATTGAGCATCATTCACAAAAGTTGAATATATATCAAATTATGTATTGATTTGTACCAAGCAATTCAGCCAAAGATACACTGGCTGAAAGATGCTTATCACGAGATCTATTTAAAAGGAATAACGAATGGCTTTTAGCCTGAAATGTAAATCCAAAAAAGCATGGGAATCAAACTGGCAGTCTTTGACATGGCAGGTACTACAGTCAAAGACAAGAATTATGTACACAAGGCATTTGTAGACGCTTTTGAAAAAGGCGGCTTCAAGACAACTGAAGAGCAGGTAAACCCACTAATGGGATACCCTAAGCCAATCGCCATCAAAAAGGTATTGGATGATAACAAGGAAGCCTATACGGAAGCTGACATCAAGGTTATCCATGATCAGTTTGTTCGGAATATGGTAGAATTCTACCAAACCGATGCAAGTGTAAAGGAAGAGGAAGGAGTGAGAGAAACTTTCACAGCACTTCACAACAAAGGGATCAAGATTGCCATTGACACAGGGTTCAGCAGGGATATCATGGATGTGATCATCGACAGACTAGGCTGGAAAAAGGACAACCTGATTGATTTCAGTGTGGCTAGCGACGAGGTGACTCAAGGAAGACCGTACCCTGATATGATCTTCAAGGCGATGGAACATTTCGGTGTGGAAGACAGCCAGTCAGTGATCAAGATTGGAGATACCAGCTCTGATATGCAACAGGGTGACGCTGCAAAATGTGGCATGGTGATCGGCATCACGACAGGTGCATTTACGGAAGAGACTTTCAAGCCTTATCCATATACGCACATTATTCACGCTTTGCCCGAGCTTATTCCATTACTCAAGTAACAAAATACAGGGAAAGGTGAGCAATCGCCTTTCCCCTTTCAAAAAATAAACAGCGATGTATCATTTCGAAAAGTTGAATAATTGGTTAGGTAAAAGCCCCAAGCTCACATTTGTGCTTTTCGGTTGGATGACGGCATTTGTGACCTACTCCGGTACCTATGCTTTCCGTAAACCGATCGGTGCTGCCACATTTGCAGGCATGGAGCAATGGGGAGTCGATTACAAGATACTGGTACTGACAGCCCAACTGATCGGATACACGCTTTCCAAGTTTATTGGGGTCAAGTACGTGTCGGAGATGAACAATAAGCAACGGCCTTGGCTTATCCTGATCCTGATCAGCATAGCGGCCACCTCACTTATCCTTTTCGCCATCGTACCAGCGCCTTACAATATATTCTTTATGGTGCTCAACGGGTTACCGCTTGGCATGGTCTGGGGAATTGTCTTTTCCTATCTGGAAGGCAGAACCACTACTGAACTGTTGG of the Limibacter armeniacum genome contains:
- a CDS encoding helix-turn-helix transcriptional regulator, which produces MHQEAFISTIKQRRETLGITQQDLAELSGVALRTLKAIENGKGNPTLSTIQKLLEVLGLEIVIQVKQ
- a CDS encoding HipA N-terminal domain-containing protein; this translates as MRKAEVYRNGVLAGILTEENRNSYRFVYEEAYFMDTQLPAISLTLPKVKREFHSPILFPFFFNMLSEGVNRKLQSLQLKMDEEDHFGLLLETAQFDTIGAVSVKPID
- a CDS encoding type II toxin-antitoxin system HipA family toxin, with the protein product MKVEIYNCPGTLAEGHSTYTTACRKRLFEGKKVSHILPYRSPQLSEEVTELFIENRKRISISGVQEKLSMVLEKNRLRLTHSGEQGTYILKPIPRDLKLVEQVPANEHLTMQIARQVYKINTAENALIFFQDGSPAYITRRFDIKSDGTKFGLEDFASLAGKTKDNAGPDFKYRYSYEEIAVLLREFVPAWRVEVEKLFAQILFNYLFHNGDAHLKNFSLIEVRDGDYLLSPVYDLINTRLHVADSDMALEDGLFSHDYETDSFAANGYYAYDDFLEFALKIGVQEKRAIRLLDTFRTANPEVEQLTQRSFLSEELKAQYLTLYRDRIKRLNYSFSGKL
- a CDS encoding DUF3244 domain-containing protein, translating into MKTFKSILAVLTLSIFTLINANATYRPLGGITYSFKVATGQQVATLVLKDMEGKAVDFILSNAEGKVVMHRKFEGVVETSAKLDFAALQKGDYTMTLQFEDNRVVRQLEITEAKTVVMKDYQLTSKDMPYQFKLNGKELSLFFNKAAEKVLNITITNEAGEEVYSSRFVSGFKPVKQLDLSLLKSGIYYVHIKGNETNVTETIAL
- a CDS encoding alkaline phosphatase family protein — translated: MNTQKLFKALLLAIYVAICSCNNAIIDTQPNNQVEPNSNLRTASGKHVLFIGIDGLQYEKMANVSTPNLDKLNISKGFTGGIMGTPSEQSTYSGPGWATLLTGVWFDKHGVPNNSSSTYKSQAKSIFAYVKEAQPNAEIASVAVWSPIHEFMENDMSYVDRRYDGGDDAHAVTWAVNDLQDENTDLLFVHLDNVDHVGHASGWGSAYNNAIAEVDVQVGTLLQAVEDRIDQTGEDWLIIVATDHGRDPSLGYSHGNQTTYEKTIFVGMNKAGNDEFNSSVTSIPNSGFNGLYGTVAQTSVAPTILRHLGITIQPEWQLASAPLIGEDGPRKVMQASQGGNSVFWYSQSSNSANIYRNNQLVGTIAGNQGNFTDTTATIGLNTYTVELNGATGSFSMYGNSNNLSISAALDWNDLANNTAYFFRNDYQYVRYNKSNDSADAGYPKPVNSSTWPGLDSYKELISASFKWHNQYGYFFMSDGRYLKYDMSTDQVLSGYPKQVNNSTWPGLQGYGDKIVAALNWDNDKAYFFLNDGTYISYSISNDQVDTGYPKAIDNSSWSGLEPYGNAITAALDWDSTYCYFFLSDNTYIKYNKSTNTAESGYPKAINSSSWPGLM
- a CDS encoding helix-turn-helix domain-containing protein gives rise to the protein MAIKDESLGNIGKAIKEIRQDKRLSLQEVSQKSDVTPSLLSKIENFRTVPSLPVLFNIARALDVDMAELVRNVRHSSMDYILIRKGEVSPIERSDSEGLRYFDLISQAITNVNMRVNLVEVSGNVHRPPIATNGLELLYVIHGDINYGLGEEMIELHEGDTLFFDGNIPHSVTNDTDQKALLFKVYLMDVNG
- a CDS encoding phosphonatase-like hydrolase, producing MGIKLAVFDMAGTTVKDKNYVHKAFVDAFEKGGFKTTEEQVNPLMGYPKPIAIKKVLDDNKEAYTEADIKVIHDQFVRNMVEFYQTDASVKEEEGVRETFTALHNKGIKIAIDTGFSRDIMDVIIDRLGWKKDNLIDFSVASDEVTQGRPYPDMIFKAMEHFGVEDSQSVIKIGDTSSDMQQGDAAKCGMVIGITTGAFTEETFKPYPYTHIIHALPELIPLLK